A genomic stretch from Desulfolutivibrio sulfodismutans DSM 3696 includes:
- the rplF gene encoding 50S ribosomal protein L6: MSRIGKKEIILPSGVSVAVEEGAVTVKGPKGELSTPTHPKVAYAIAGSTVSVNRLDDTRVARAQHGLRRTLLANLVEGVSKGFSKTLEVIGVGYKVSTQGGTVSLSVGFSHQVEFKLPQGIEAKVEGNKLTLAGIDKQLVGETAARIRRVRPPEPFKGKGIKYETETIRRKAGKSGGKK; this comes from the coding sequence ATGTCCAGGATAGGAAAAAAGGAAATCATCCTCCCCAGCGGCGTCAGCGTCGCTGTCGAGGAAGGAGCGGTGACGGTCAAAGGGCCCAAGGGCGAGCTCAGCACGCCCACGCATCCCAAGGTGGCCTATGCCATTGCGGGGAGCACGGTGTCCGTCAATCGTTTGGATGACACCCGGGTGGCCCGTGCCCAGCACGGCCTGCGCCGCACCCTTCTGGCCAATCTGGTGGAAGGCGTGAGCAAGGGATTCTCCAAGACCCTTGAGGTCATTGGTGTCGGGTACAAGGTTTCGACGCAGGGCGGCACGGTTTCGCTCAGTGTCGGCTTTTCCCACCAGGTGGAGTTCAAGCTGCCCCAGGGGATCGAGGCCAAGGTGGAAGGCAACAAGCTGACCCTGGCCGGGATCGACAAGCAGCTTGTGGGCGAAACTGCGGCCCGCATCCGTCGCGTGCGTCCGCCTGAACCCTTCAAGGGCAAGGGCATCAAGTACGAAACCGAGACGATTCGTCGCAAGGCCGGCAAATCCGGCGGCAAGAAATAG
- the rpsH gene encoding 30S ribosomal protein S8 produces the protein MSVVDPIADMLARIRNAHQALHAAVIMPASKMKASIATILKDEGYIADYAVEGLNLNITLKYSSGKPTIAGLKKISKPGRRVYVGAEGIPDVQNGLGISILSTSRGVLAAASAREQRVGGELLCEIW, from the coding sequence ATGTCCGTTGTCGACCCCATCGCCGACATGCTCGCGCGTATTCGCAATGCCCATCAGGCACTCCACGCGGCCGTGATCATGCCCGCCTCGAAGATGAAGGCGTCCATCGCCACCATCCTCAAGGACGAAGGCTACATCGCTGACTATGCCGTGGAAGGCCTCAATTTGAACATCACCCTGAAATATTCCAGCGGCAAGCCCACCATTGCGGGCTTGAAAAAGATCAGCAAGCCGGGCCGCAGGGTCTATGTGGGGGCTGAAGGTATTCCAGACGTCCAAAACGGATTGGGCATCAGCATTCTGTCCACATCCCGGGGTGTTCTGGCTGCCGCATCCGCCCGCGAACAGCGCGTGGGCGGTGAACTGCTCTGCGAGATCTGGTAG
- a CDS encoding type Z 30S ribosomal protein S14 yields the protein MARTALMVKARRKPKFSARAYNRCPICGRSRAYLRRFGVCRICFRNMSLAGELPGVRKSSW from the coding sequence ACAGCACTCATGGTCAAAGCCCGCCGCAAGCCGAAATTTTCTGCAAGGGCATACAACCGTTGCCCCATATGCGGCCGGTCCAGGGCGTATTTACGCAGGTTCGGCGTGTGCCGTATTTGTTTCAGAAACATGTCGCTGGCTGGCGAACTTCCCGGCGTGCGGAAATCGAGCTGGTAA